The sequence below is a genomic window from Chthoniobacterales bacterium.
TGGCCTCCTTGCCTTGCGCGCCTGCATTGAAGGCGCGGGCATGAATGTTCGCATTAACCTGGCCGGCTTGAAGGACGAGCAATTCAAATCCGCGCTTCAGGACAAGTTGCAGAAAGTCAGCGCCAGCTCCGAATCTGAGTTCAGGAAGATTCACTCAATTGTTGAAAGCAAGCTCGGGTGAGCCGCGAAGATCCTAACTGGCCACGCGCTTCTCAGTGGCTGGCCCAACGAAAGTCAGGCCCCGCCGCCCTGTCAGTTCTCGGCCTTCCGCTGAACAGCGGCGGAACGCCCGGCCAGTGCGAGCTGGCGCCCGCCGCGATTCGGCAGGCCCTCGATCGCTACAGCCTTTACGATCCCGGCGACGGGATCGACCTCGCCTCGTTGTCGGTCCTGGACTTTGGGGATGCCCCCCTGGCGGATGGATCGGTTGAAGAAATATTCTTTCGCACGGTTCAGAGCATCAAGAAAGCGGCGACGGAGAGCGTTGCCAACGTGCTCTTCGGCGGAGACAGCGCGATCACCTACCCGGCTGTGCACGCGCTCAACCTTCCGTTCGCGCGCTGCGGCCTGCTCACTTTCGATGCGCATCACGACGTGCGCGATCTCCAAGGCGGGCCGACGCCGGACAACCCAATTCGCGCTTTGCTGCGCGCGGGACTCCCGGGAACGAACATTATCCAAATCGGGATTCAGCCTTTTACCAATTCGCCGGCCTGCGCCCAGGTGGCGCACGACTCTGCGATCACCATCCTCACGGCAGACGAGGCCCAGACGCGGGGAATTGAGTCGGCGGTGTCGGATGCCCTGGAATTGCTGGCTGCAAAAACCGACGCCATTTATGTGAATCTCGATCTGGATGTGCTCGATCGCGCCTTTGCCCCTGCGTGTGCCGGTTCCCGGCCGGGCGGGCTTTCGCCGTGGATGTTGAGGAGAGGAGCCTATCTGTGCGGGGCGCATCCGTTAGTTCGGATCATCGATATTGTTGAAGTCGATCCGACCAAAGACGTCGCCGATTGCACCGTCCTGGCGGCAGCGTCGTTTTTCCTGGCTTTCGCCTCGGGGGTTGCACAACGGCTAAAAAGTTGAAAACGCTCGCTGTTCTTCACGCAACCCAACTCGTTACCCTGGCTGGTCCAAAGCGGCCCAGGGTGGGGGAGGAAATGGGTGAGCTGGCCGTCTTAAGAAACGGGGGGATGCTCGTGGAAGACGGTCAGGTCGTGAAGACCGGCCACTCGGACGAAATCGAGAAGGGGCTGCCGGCTGACACGCTCATTGTGGAGGCCGAGGGGAAAGTTGTGTTGCCAGGGTTCGTGGATGCTCACGCCCATCCCGTTTTTGGTGGAAATCGGGTGGATGAATTTGAAATGCGAGCGCGCGGCGCCACCTACGAGGAAATCGCGGCCGGGGGAGGCGGGATTCGCTCGACGGTGCGCAAAACCCGGGCCGCGTCGGAAGATGAGCTTCTCGCGCAGGCGAAGAAGCATGCGAATTGGTTTCTTCAGGGCGGGACGACAACCGTCGAAGCCAAGTCCGGTTATGGATTAACGTTAGAGGACGAGTTGAAGATTCTGCGCGTGATTAGCCGCTTGAGTCGAGAGACGCCGATCGAATTCGTGCCGACCTTTCTCGGCGCCCACGCGATTCCGGACGAATTCCAAAACGCCCCCGGGCAGTATGTCGCGCTCGTTATCCACAAAATGCTGCCGCGGGTTGCCGAAGAACAACTGGCCGAAAGCTGCGATATTTTCTGCGAGCGCGGCTATTTCGACATAGCCGATTCGGAAAGGATTCTCCGGGCGGCCCAGGAGCATGGTCTCCGGCTGCGGATGCACGTCGATCAATTAGCGAATTCGGGGGGAGCTTTTCTGGCGGCTCGGCTCCGGGCGGCAACAGCGGATCACCTCGAGCAGGTGAACGCGGCCGAAATTACCGCACTGGCCGAGGCAGGCGTTCAACCTGTGCTGCTGCCGGGGTCGGTCTACGCGTTGGGCAAAACCCGTTATCCGCCCGCGCGGGAAATGATTCAGGCCGGCCTGGGCGTGGTTCTCGCCACGGATTTCAATCCGGGTTCGTCTCCGACGCCCTCGATGCCGATGGTGCTATCGCTCGCCAGCACGCAAATGAAGATGACGCCGGCGGAAAGCGTGACCGCGGCGACAATAAACGCCGCTTACAGTCTGAACCGCGGCGACCGGATCGGTTCGCTCGAGTCCGGCAAGGACGCGAATTTTGTCGTCTACGATTGTCCCGATTATCGGGAGCTGTCGTATTACTTTGGAGTCTCGCGGACGCACGCTGTTTACGTGCGCGGCGAACAGGTGGATTGGTAGGGACGGTGCGCGGCGCCGTCCGGACGCCTCAAGCGCGGCGTCCCTACCTTGCGCATCACGCGGCACGCCCGTAACGTCGCTGCGCAAATGAAAGTAGAAGTCGAGAATCAACCGCAAGGCGTCGCCACCCTGCGGATAGAATTACCTCCCGAAGACGTGCGCAAAGAATGGGACGCCATCGCGGCCAATTACTCGCGTTATGCCCGGATTCCGGGATATCGCGCCGGCAAAGCGCCCCGTCAGGTCATCGAAAAGAAGTTTCGCAAGGAAATTCAGGAGGAGCTGACCAAGGCGCTCGTTTCCAAGAGCTACCACGAGGCGATTGCGGAAAAGCAGTTGCGGGTCGTTTCCCTGACCGACGTGGGTGACGTCGAATTTGGCGAAGACCGCTCGATGCGCTTCCGCGCGACGATCGTGACGGCCCCGGAATTCGAGCTTCCGGAATACAAAAACATTCCCGTGCAATTGCCGAGCACAGCGGTCACCGAGGCCGAAATCGATACCGCCATCGAGCGTCTACGCGATCAGTCAGCCGATTTCGTCGACGTCGCGGAGCGCGAGCTGGCCATGGGAGACTTTGCCGTCATCGACTTCACCGGCGCGATCGACGGTGTGCCGGTGAGCGAGATCGTGCCGGAGGCGAGCAAGAATCTTCATGGCGGGAGGAAATTCTGGCTGCACCTCGCGCCAGAGAATTTTCTTCCGAAATTCTGCGAGCAAATCGTCGGGATGAAGCCCGGGGATACCCGAAGCGTGCAGGTTCTCTTTCCCGACGATTTTCCCGTCACCGAACTCGGCGGGAAGAAAGCGGACTACGCGGTAACCTTGAATGAGATCAAGGAGAAGGTCCTGCCCGCGGTGGACGACGCTTTTGCGGCGAAGCTCATGCCGGACAAGACGCTGGCCGACTTGCGGCACACGATCGAGCACAATCTCGAGCACGAGAAGGAGCATGAGATCGAACGCGTCAAGGAACAACAGGTCGTAACGTTCCTGCACGAACGGATCAGTTTCGACCTGCCGCCGAGCCTGCTCAAAAACGAGACGCGGCGGGCGCTCAATGAATTGGTGCATCGGAATCGTGAGCGAGGCGTGCCCGACGAATTACTCAAAGGCAAAGAGAAGGAGCTGATCGAGGGGGCTGGTTCACTCGCCGCGCACCGTCTGAAAACGAACTTCATTCTTCACCGGATCGCCGAACAGGAGAAGTTCGAGGTGAGCCGGCAGGAACTGGACGAACGCATCCGCGCGCAGGCCGCGCATTACAACGTTTCCGTGGAAAAAATGAGGAAAGAATTTGAAGAAAACGACCGGATGAACGGCCTCGCGGAAGAGATCCTGCTGGGTAAGACCCTTGATTTCCTAAAGTCGAATGTTAGCGTTGAAACGACCTCCGAAGCACCGGCGGCCGACGCGCCGACGGAATAAAAAATGACCGCCACTAACAAAAATTTCTCTCAATCCGTCCTCATTCCGATGGTGGTCGAACAGACCGGCCGGGGTGAACGGAGCTACGATATTTATTCCCGGTTGCTGAAGGACCGGATCGTTTTCATCGGAACGCCGATAGACGATCACATTGCCAATCTCGTCATTGCCCAGCTCCTCTTCCTGCAAATGGAGGACGGGAAGAAGGACATCAATATTTACATTAATTCGCCGGGTGGCTCGGTGACCGCGGGCCTTGCGATCTACGACACGATGCAATTCCTGACCTGCGATGTGACGACCTATTGCCTTGGTATGGCCGCCAGCATGGGGGCGGTTTTGCTTTGCGCCGGAACCAAGGGGAAGCGATTCGCGCTCCCGAACTCGGATATCATGATCCACCAGGTATCGGGTGGGGCGCAGGGGCAGGCGAGCGATGTGGAGCGGCAGGTGGAATACATGTTCAAGCTCAAGAAGCGCCTGATCAAGATTATCTCCCAGCACACGGGCAAACCGGAGGACCAGGTCCGGCTGGATTCGGATCGCGATTATTACATGTCGGCGGCCGAAGCGAAGGCGTATGGCCTGGTGGACGAGGTCATCAAATCCCGCAAGGAAGCGAAGCTCCTGGATGGCGCCTCCCCAGAGGGTGCGGCGGCCATCGCCGAAGCCGCTTTGCCCCGGAAGATCGAGGAATAAAAGCTGCTATTTTAGCCCTTTACCATGGCGCGCGCTTCGAACCTCACAATGTGCTCCTTCTGTGGCAAAAGCCACGCGGAGGTGCGCAAACTTATCGCCGGCCCGGGCGTCTATATTTGCGATAGCTGCATCAATGTCTGCAAGAGCATCCTGGACAAGGAACTAAACGAAGATGCGCGCCGGCAGTCTTCAAATATTCGGGTCCCAAAACCGGCGGATATCCGGCGCTCGCTCGACCAATATGTCATCGGGCAGGATATCGCGAAGAAAACGCTGTCGGTAGCCGTCCACAATCACTTCAAGCGGGTCCTTCAAAGTTCGACGCCCGCCGATACTTCCGCGGCTTTTCAGCCCGATCCTTTCGCGGACGTTGAAATCGAGAAGAGCAACATCCTGCTTATTGGCCCGACCGGATCCGGCAAAACCCTTCTGGCCAAGACGCTCGCCAAGATTCTCGATGTGCCCTTTTGCATCGCGGACGCCACCACCCTCACCGAAGCCGGCTATGTGGGTGAAGACGTCGAAAACATCATTCTGCGATTGCTCCAAAATGCCGATTACGACGTGAAACGCGCGGAGATCGGCATCGTCTACATCGATGAGATCGATAAGATTGGCCGCAAGACGGACAACGTCAGCATTACGCGCGACGTCTCAGGTGAAGGCGTCCAGCAGGCCCTCCTGAAAATTCTCGAAGGCAGCACCTGCAACGTTCCGCCTCAGGGTGGCCGGAAACATCCGCATCAGGAGTACATCCAGGTTAATACCGAGAAAATTCTGTTTATCTGCGGCGGCGCGTTTGTCGGCCTCGACAAGATCGTGCAGAAGCGGATCGGTCAGCGGATGATGGGTTTCGGCAGCCCCACTTTGGAAGTCGAGGCTGCGCTGGCGAAAGAAGCTGTCCGGCACGTCGAGCCGGAAGATTTGCTCAGTTTCGGAATGATTCCGGAGTTCATCGGACGTTTGCCCGTTATCAGCGCCCTCGATGCCCTCACGGAAGAAGAGATGGTCGCGATCCTGACCGACACCAAGAACGCGATGATCAAGCAGTATACCAAGCTGTTCTCGATGGAAGGCGTGCGGCTGAGCGTGACCAAGGACGCCTTAAAGGCCCTGGCAGCGCAAGCCGTGACCAAGGGAACCGGGGCGCGCGCCCTGCGATCCATGCTGGAGCGGATCATGCTCGAGATCATGTACGACGTGCCGAGCCGCGAGGATATCGCCGAGGTCACGATCAATCGGGCCGTGGTGGAAGGGAAGAAGCTTCCGCTGATTCGGAAGAAGCAGGACAAGGACGCGGCGTAGCCGTTGCGCGGCCGCTATTCGTTAATCGTTAAGAGCGTTACATCGGCGGAGCTTTCGCTGTAACCATTTAACGATGTAACGTTTTGTGGTTTCTCATGCGCGTCGTCGTCATCAACACCGGCACCGAGCTACTCCTTGGGGATGTCCTGAATTCCCACCTTTCCCTTATTGCCCGCGAGATTTTTCCTTTGGGCTTGCGCATTGACCGGCAGATTACCGTGCCGGATGGAGAGGCGATTCGAAAGGCTATCGAGGAGTCTTTGGGCGCGGCCGAGATCATCTTCATCACGGGCGGACTCGGCCCGACGACGGACGACATCACCCGGGAAATTACCGCGGATCTTTTCGGTCTGAAATTGGAACACGATCCGGCGATCCTGAGCGCGATCCAGGAAAGGGCGGCGCGGCGCGGATTCCGGCTCACCGATCGGGTGGCGCGGCAGGCCGATGTTCCCGAGGGCGCAACGGTCCTCCCCAACGAGCACGGCAGCGCGCCGGGACTTTATTTGCCGGCGAACGGCGAACTGAAGCGCCCCCATCTTTTCCTTTTGCCCGGTCCGCCGCGGGAATTGCACCCGATGTTTCGCGGTTCGGTCCTGTCGCTTCTGGGCAAAATCGTTCCCCCGGAAAACGCGGCGGTTGAGCGACAGGTGCTGCGGATCGCGGGAATGGGAGAATCGCTCGTGGAAGAAGCGGTCGGCGAACAATTGCTGAAACTTCCGGGCCTCGAGCTTGGCTATTGTGCTCGCCCCGGAGAGATGGATCTTCGTTTGATAGGCCCACCGTCGGTCATTGCGCAGGCCCGGCAAATAGTCACCGAAAAGCTCGGTCCCTCGATCTTTTCGACCGATGGCAGCAACCTGGAAACGGTCGTCGTGAAAATGCTGACGGAACAGAATCGGACGCTGGCGTTGGTCGAATCGTGCACCGGTGGCTACCTCGCTCACCGCCTGACAAATGTCCCCGGCGCCTCCGCGGTTCTGCTTGCCGGTTACGTGACCTACTCGAACGAGGCGAAGACTGGCGCCGTGGGAGTCAATCCGGCCCTGATTGCTGAACACGGAGCCGTGAGCAGGCAGGTCGCCACCGCGATGGCGGAAGGCGCTCGCAAAAAAAGCAGCGCGGATTTCGCTCTGGCGACCACGGGAATTGCAGGCCCTTCCGGCGGCAGCGACGAGAAACCGGTCGGCACGGTTTTCATCGCGCTCGCGGCCCCGGATCAACCCACGAAGATCCAGAAGCGTTTTTTCCCGGACGATCGGCCGACGTTCAAAGAGCTGACCGCCCAGGCCGCGCTCGAAATGCTCCGGCGCGCCTTGATCGCGAGTTAGGGATCGACGCGGACCGGCGTGCCGACCTTCACGTGCGCGTAAAAGGCAGCCGCAGCCGGCTCCGGCATGCGAACGCAACCATGCGACGCCGGGTAGCCCGGGAGAATTCCCACGTGCATTCCGACGCCTTCACCCGTCAGGCGCATGAACCATTTCATCGAGGCACCGACGAAATGGGTACCGCTGGGCGCCGAATCGATCCGGGCGCTGATTCCGCCCCTCACCGTTCGGCCCTGGGAATCCTTGTAGTCGCCGTAGAGACTGGAGTGATGATCTTTGTCCTTTTCGAGCACGGTGAAATTGCCGCTCGGAGTGGTGTGGCCCCGTTTCCCGGAGGAGATTGGGCTGTCGATGGCGATTTCTTCGCCGGTCATCAGATAAGCGCGCTGTTTCGTCAGGGAAACAATGACGTGCGAGTTCTCGGGCGTCGTCTTCTGAAGCACGGCGTTGTTGGTGCTAATCGGGAGTTGCTTTGAGATCAGGTCGCTGGCTTTTTTCATCGGCTGGGGAGCGGCCGGTGAAGTGGAAGGCGCGAGCCTGGGAGGGTTTTGGCGCGTCTGGGTCGTTTTGGCCGGGGCGGGTGGCGGAGTCCGCCGTGGGATCTGGCCGGACGCCGAAGCCAGGGCAAAAGCGACACACCCTGCGACGAAGCTGGATCGAATAAAAACAGAGCTCACGTTGATTTAGCTTCCGGTGTAAGTATCGATTCGCTTGAGCCAGCCAGGAAGCCAGCGTGTTTCGTTCCGCTCCGGTGGCGAATTTCGGACCCGGTTTCTCAAGACGGTTTTAGCTGATTCCGCGAAGCTTTTGACGGCGTCACGTCCATTGGTTTCCTGCGACATTCCCTGAAGCACTTGTAACAATCCCCAACCCTGTCCTGCGTAACGCTCCGTGGCAAGAACACCTTCTCCTTTAAAATTCACGTAATCGACCAGCGCATAACATCCCATGGCGGAGCTTGCCACCCGGTCGAAGCGCTGCTGCACCCGGGCGGTGTTGCCTCCCCCGCTTTCTGCCAGCATTTTTGGAAGCGCCTGTTGCAACCGTTTGACGAGGAATTCCGCCTGAAGATCGATCGTTTTGGCGAGGAAGGCGCGCAATTCCCTCATTGGGGCGCTTTGGGCAGCCTGGTTGAATTCGGCGCGGGAATTCCAGGGACACTCCCCCCTGGCTTTCAAAACCGCTGGAAGCACCGTGCCTCGCTCGACTGCAAACGCGACAAATTTCGGAAAACTTTCCTCGAACGGGCCACGAACGCCTTTCGGGTACCAGATGAAGTGCCCGATGCCGAGCGAGGCAAAATTTTCCCCGGAATTCCAGGAAGTCAGGCCGGCCACTGTCCCGCCGCATTCGTTTTGCCAGATCCGATTTCCAATCCGGCGGGTTTCGGCGGGCGAGAGATTGATCGCGGCGATGCTGCTCGAGGCTGCGGCGATCACGAGGGCCGCCACGAGGAGGCTGGGGAGGCTCCGGCGGGGCGGGAGGGCTGCGCTTGACGATCCGGGTTTCCTCTCTAGCGTGCCAGTTCCCGCAGCGCCTAGATTCACAATCCCAACTGCGCGCGGCCTTCTTCTTTTTATGAAACGTATCATTATTTGCCTGGCCGTTCTTGGCGCGGCTTCGATTGGTTTAGCCGAGGATAAAGTACAGCTCAAAGATCAAAAGGACAAAGCGAGCTACAGCATTGGCCATGATATTGGCACCACTTTCAAGAAGCAAAGTGTCGAGCTCAACTCCGACGTATTTTTTGCCGGCTTCAAGGACGCTCTCGCCGGCAAGGAAGCGATGAAGAAGGAAGATCGGGACAAGGTCCTGCAGGATTTTCAAAAGGAAATGATGGAGAAACAGGCGGCAAACACGAAAAAAGCAGCGGAAAAAAACGCCGCCGAAGGGGAGAAATTCCTGGCGGAAAACGCCAAGAAGGACGGAGTGAAAACGACGGCAAGCGGGCTGCAGTACAAAGTCCTGAAGGAAGGCAGTGGCGATCCGCCCAAGGCGACCGATACGGTGGTGACGAATTATAAAGGGACCCTGCTCGATGGGACGGAATTCGATAGTTCCTACAAGCGGAATGAGCCTGCGACCTTCCCGGTTAGCCGCGTCATTCCCGGCTGGACGGAAGCGTTGCAGCTGATGAAGCCGGGTTCCAAGTACCAGCTTTTTATTCCCGGGAAACTCGCTTACGGCGAACGTGGGGCGGGACGTGATATCGGTCCAAACGCGACCCTGATTTTTGAAGTGGAGCTTTTAAGCGTCAAACCGCCGGAAGCGCCGGTGACGGTGGCTCCGGGTGCCGTGGCGCCTGGGACAACCCAGGTGAAGCCGTCGCCTGCCGGGTCCAATGCGCCGACTGCAACGCCGACGGCGCCGGCGAGACCCACCGCGAAGTAATCGAGGCTGCGCCGGGATTTGGCAAGCTGCTATTGCCGTTCTTCCGCCGGTTCCCAGGCGAGGCGCGGCGCATCGCCCCACAGGTCTTCGAGGCTGTAAAACTCGCGTTTTTCGCGACGAAAAACGTGCACGATGACCTGCATGTAATCGAGCACGATCCATTGGCTCGCCGGGAAGCCGTCCACGGAAACGGGGCGCACGCCGTGGTCGTCTTTTAATCTTTCTTCGATTTCAGCAGCGATCGCTTTCAGATGCGGCTCCGAGGTCCCCGAGCAAATCACGAAGAAATCCGTGAAGGTCGAGATTCCCTGGAGATCGAGGACGACAATGTCCTCTCCCTTCTTGTTCGCCGCGAGGTCCGCGCAACTCCTGGCTAGGTTTTCGGCAGTGATTTCTAAGTCTCCCTGTAAAGCTGACGCTCGCGGATGATTTGTTCGACGGCGGGCGGTACGAGATAACGAATGGATTGCCCGCTGGCAACCCTGTTTCTGATGTCCGTCGCGGAAATATCGATGTGCCGGTGAATTACAGGATACGGGTGCTCGAACTTCAGGCCGCTCCGATCGAGCACCACGAATTGCACCAACTTCTCCAGTTCCGCGAAACGATGCCAGCTCGGCAGTTGCGCGACATTGTCTTCGCCGATGAGATAAATGAATTCGGAATCCGGCTCGCGCCGTTTCAGCGCTTCGATGGTTTCCACGCTGTAGGAAGGGGCGGGGCGCGCTAGCTCCAGCTCATCGAGACATAAGCGCGGCTCGCCTTCGATCGCGGCACGAATCATTTCCACGCGCAGATCGGCCTCGGCCGGTTTCTGCCCTGTCTTGTGGGGAGAGCGCGCGGCTGGAATGAAAAGCAGGCTGTCCAGCCCAAGTTGCTCCAGGGCATCGCGGGCCAGGAGCAAATGCCCGTGGTGAATGGGGTCGAAGGTGCCTCCGAAGATGCCGATCTTTTTCAATGCGTGAAATCTTGTTTCGCAGTTCGACGCCAAAAGTAAAGTGGACCTCGTGAAAAGCGCTCCGCTCGGTCAATTGATCCTCACTGGCGTTCCCGGCTACGAACTCGATTCCGAAAGCGCCGCCTTGTTTCGGCGAATCCAGCCGGGCGGCTTCATTCTCTTTGGGCGCAACATCCAAAGCGCGGCGCAGCTTCGGAAGCTGATCGACGATCTGCGGGACCTGAGCGATATCGAGCCGATCATCACGATCGACCAGGAGGGAGGCCGCGTTTCCCGGCTCCGGTTGATCGGCAACGAGCCGCCAAACGCCCAGCAATTGCGGGATCGCAACGACGTTGCTCTCGTCCAGCGGCACGGGGACATCACCGGTCGGCTTCTGCGGCTCTTCGGATTCAACCTCGATCTCTGCCCGGTCCTGGATATTTCCTTCGATGACGAGGCGGATAATTCGCTCCGGGGCCGTTGCTACGGCAAGAACGTTGAGCAGGTGGCGCGGTTGGCCGGGGCTTTCAATGAGGCCATGCGCGAGCAGGGGATCCTGAGCTGCGGCAAACATTTTCCCGGTTACTCGGCCGCAACCGTGGACGCGCATCACGATCTGCCGAAGATCGAGCGCAGCCGTGCCGAGCTGGACAGGGAGGAGCTGGCTGTCTTCCGGGCCTTCGCCGGAGGCCCTAACGCGGTCGATAGCATGATGATCTGCCACGGGTGGTATCCGACCTTTAATTCGGCGAAACGGCCCGCCTCGCTTTCGCGGGAGATCATCACGAATCTGTTGCGAGACGAATTTCGGTTCGAGGGCCTGATCATGACCGACGATCTGGATATGGGCGCGATCCTCAACGAGTACGGCCTCGAAGATACGATTCGGTTGGCGATCGAGGCCGGCAACGATTGGGTCATGATCTGCCATCGCATTGCCGCCATCGACGAGGTCCATTCCGTCCTTGGAAAACTTCCGGCCGACGAAATTCAGCGTGCCCTCGATAACGTCGCTCGCACAAAAACGAAGCTGGCGGCGCCCGACGCCTTTTCGGAAACGAAGTTCCGGGAAGTCGACCGCGAGATCTGGGACCTGCGGGTGGCGGTCCTGGGTGAAGAAGAGGCGGCCCGGCGCAGCCCTGAGGATGGCAAGCGTTCGCCGGTGGAGACGTATTGAGCGAATGGCCTCTTGCCGGCCTTCGCGCCGATGCGATTGACGGCTCTTGCGTCCGCCCATAACATTCGCGCGTGCAAACGGAGCTGGAGCAATTGCTCGTTCTTCAAGAACGGCAGCAAAAGATCAGGCAAATCCAGGCCGAGATCAAGACCATGCCGCAGCAGCGCCAGGGTCTGGAGGCCCAGCTGGCAGCCAGTGCGGCCGCGGTTGCTGCTCTCAAGAGCAAGGCCCAGCATCTGGAAATGGACCGGAAAAAGCTCGAGCTGGATGCGGGCACCCGCCAGGAGAGCATCAATCGCCTGAAGACCCAGCAATACGAAACGCGCAAGAACGATGAGTTTCGCGCCATGGGCAATGAGATCGAGCGTTACGAAAACGAGATTCGCTCAATCGAGGACCAGGAACTCGAACTGATGGATCAGGCCGAAAAGGCGAAGGCCGAATTGGCCGCGGAGGAAAAGAAGGCCTCCGGCATCCGGGATTCAATTGCCCGCCAAATGGCTGATCTGGACGAGAAAGGGAAAACGCTCGAGGGCCGTTTGAACGAACTGACCGCGGAGCGGACGGAGCTTTCCGGCAAAATCGAGGAGGACCTGCTCGGGCGTTTTGAACGGCTGTTTGCCAGCAAAGGCGACGCGGCGATCGTCGCCCTGGAGCACGAAGTCTGCACCGGTTGCCACATGAAGGTGACGACCCAAACCGCCCATCGGGTGAAGAACGGCAAGGAAATCGTCAGCTGCGAGCAGTGCGGCCGGATTCTCTACGCCGCGGAATAATCGTTGGATCAGACGTTGAACCGGAATTCGACCACGTCGCCGTCTTTGACGACGTAATCTTTCCCTTCGATCCGCAGCTTGCCGGATTCGCGCGCTTTCGCGTGGGAACCAAGTCCGACGAGGTCGTCGTAATGAACGACCTCGGCCGCGATAAAGCCGCGTTCGAAATCCGAGTGAATGACGCCGGCCGCCGCGGGGGCCTTGTCGCCCTCCCGAATGGTCCAGGCGCGCGTTTCCTTTTCACCTGTGGTCAGGTAAGTGCGCAGGCCTAACAGATGGTAAACGGCCCGGATCAATGCGCTGACCCCACTGCCTTCGACGCCGAGATCGCGCAGATATTCCTGTGCCTCCGCTTCGCTCAAATCCACCAGCTCGCTCTCGATTTGCGCGCTGATCACCACCGCTTCCGTGGCAAAATGGTTCCGGGCATATTCCTGGACCGCGCCGACGAAAGAATTCTTCTCTGCCCTGCCGAGATCGGATTCGGCGACGTTGCAGGCAAATAACGTCGGCTTCGAACTCAGGAGAAAGAACTCGCGCGCGATCTCCTTTTCTTCCGGCGTCAGTTCGAGAGTGAGCGCCGGTTTTCCGGAATCGAGGTGGGGGAGGAGCTTGTCGATGACGGCGACTTCCGCCTTGGCCGTCTTCGAGCCGGCGCGCACTTCCTTTTGCAAACGATCATGCCGTTTCTGGAGTGACGCCAGGTCGGCCAGGACGAGCTCCGTGTTGATCACCTCAATGTCGCGCACCGGATCGATGGCCCCGCTGACGTGGTGGATGTCAGCGTTCTCAAAACATCGAACCACCTGCACGATCGCGTTTACTTCGCGAATATGACTCAGGAACTGATTGCCGAGGCCTTCGCCGGCGCTGGCGCCCTTCACGAGGCCCGCGATGTCCACGAACTCGATCGCCGCCGGGATTATCTTTTGCGAATGCGAAAGTTTCGAGAGGACCTCAAGGCGGGAATCCGGGACACTGACCACGCCGAGATTCGGGTCAATCGTGCAGAAAGGATAATTGGCGGCCTGCGCTTTTCGGGTGCGCGTGACAGCATTGAACAGCGTGGATTTCCCCACATTCGGCAAACCCACGATTCCGGCGCTCAGCATAAGCGCGGAGGGTAAGGCCGCTGGGAAGGAGTTGCAATCCGCGCGGCACGAAGATATCGGACCGGCGGGATCCAATCGCGTCAACCGTTGCGACGCGTTCTGCCAAAATTGTGCTCAGCGAGAAAAATTTTTTCTTTTGGAACGTCCAACATAGTAATCAACTGGTCTCGGATATTCCCCAACGAGGTCTTGGGGCTGTAGATTTCCCATCGCTCGCATTCGCGGGCGTCGGAGAAAATCTTCCTAAGATACGGAATGTCTTGGCCCGAGGTCGAATAGCCGATCAACCGAATCACCGTGGCGTGGGCGCAGGTCGTCCGTAAGCGCGCCGTCAGGTTTCTCGCGTATAATGGCGGAGGCCGGTTGAGTTCTCTTCGC
It includes:
- a CDS encoding CinA family nicotinamide mononucleotide deamidase-related protein codes for the protein MRVVVINTGTELLLGDVLNSHLSLIAREIFPLGLRIDRQITVPDGEAIRKAIEESLGAAEIIFITGGLGPTTDDITREITADLFGLKLEHDPAILSAIQERAARRGFRLTDRVARQADVPEGATVLPNEHGSAPGLYLPANGELKRPHLFLLPGPPRELHPMFRGSVLSLLGKIVPPENAAVERQVLRIAGMGESLVEEAVGEQLLKLPGLELGYCARPGEMDLRLIGPPSVIAQARQIVTEKLGPSIFSTDGSNLETVVVKMLTEQNRTLALVESCTGGYLAHRLTNVPGASAVLLAGYVTYSNEAKTGAVGVNPALIAEHGAVSRQVATAMAEGARKKSSADFALATTGIAGPSGGSDEKPVGTVFIALAAPDQPTKIQKRFFPDDRPTFKELTAQAALEMLRRALIAS
- a CDS encoding L,D-transpeptidase family protein; the encoded protein is MKKASDLISKQLPISTNNAVLQKTTPENSHVIVSLTKQRAYLMTGEEIAIDSPISSGKRGHTTPSGNFTVLEKDKDHHSSLYGDYKDSQGRTVRGGISARIDSAPSGTHFVGASMKWFMRLTGEGVGMHVGILPGYPASHGCVRMPEPAAAAFYAHVKVGTPVRVDP
- a CDS encoding FKBP-type peptidyl-prolyl cis-trans isomerase — protein: MKRIIICLAVLGAASIGLAEDKVQLKDQKDKASYSIGHDIGTTFKKQSVELNSDVFFAGFKDALAGKEAMKKEDRDKVLQDFQKEMMEKQAANTKKAAEKNAAEGEKFLAENAKKDGVKTTASGLQYKVLKEGSGDPPKATDTVVTNYKGTLLDGTEFDSSYKRNEPATFPVSRVIPGWTEALQLMKPGSKYQLFIPGKLAYGERGAGRDIGPNATLIFEVELLSVKPPEAPVTVAPGAVAPGTTQVKPSPAGSNAPTATPTAPARPTAK
- the rsfS gene encoding ribosome silencing factor; amino-acid sequence: MHSLSRTARRRTNHPRASALQGDLEITAENLARSCADLAANKKGEDIVVLDLQGISTFTDFFVICSGTSEPHLKAIAAEIEERLKDDHGVRPVSVDGFPASQWIVLDYMQVIVHVFRREKREFYSLEDLWGDAPRLAWEPAEERQ
- the nadD gene encoding nicotinate-nucleotide adenylyltransferase is translated as MKKIGIFGGTFDPIHHGHLLLARDALEQLGLDSLLFIPAARSPHKTGQKPAEADLRVEMIRAAIEGEPRLCLDELELARPAPSYSVETIEALKRREPDSEFIYLIGEDNVAQLPSWHRFAELEKLVQFVVLDRSGLKFEHPYPVIHRHIDISATDIRNRVASGQSIRYLVPPAVEQIIRERQLYRET
- a CDS encoding glycoside hydrolase family 3 N-terminal domain-containing protein — protein: MKSAPLGQLILTGVPGYELDSESAALFRRIQPGGFILFGRNIQSAAQLRKLIDDLRDLSDIEPIITIDQEGGRVSRLRLIGNEPPNAQQLRDRNDVALVQRHGDITGRLLRLFGFNLDLCPVLDISFDDEADNSLRGRCYGKNVEQVARLAGAFNEAMREQGILSCGKHFPGYSAATVDAHHDLPKIERSRAELDREELAVFRAFAGGPNAVDSMMICHGWYPTFNSAKRPASLSREIITNLLRDEFRFEGLIMTDDLDMGAILNEYGLEDTIRLAIEAGNDWVMICHRIAAIDEVHSVLGKLPADEIQRALDNVARTKTKLAAPDAFSETKFREVDREIWDLRVAVLGEEEAARRSPEDGKRSPVETY
- a CDS encoding C4-type zinc ribbon domain-containing protein, translated to MQTELEQLLVLQERQQKIRQIQAEIKTMPQQRQGLEAQLAASAAAVAALKSKAQHLEMDRKKLELDAGTRQESINRLKTQQYETRKNDEFRAMGNEIERYENEIRSIEDQELELMDQAEKAKAELAAEEKKASGIRDSIARQMADLDEKGKTLEGRLNELTAERTELSGKIEEDLLGRFERLFASKGDAAIVALEHEVCTGCHMKVTTQTAHRVKNGKEIVSCEQCGRILYAAE